A stretch of the Myxococcus guangdongensis genome encodes the following:
- a CDS encoding methyl-accepting chemotaxis protein, protein MQRLVRAAVDGRRTTKVVSLQSSITKGYVVLGLALTIWMVLSEPLAQGLVEMLGLDQAAEWKVAIRMLGAIGITGLAAFALPSLLARVTRVKVLSNSAYEISQGDLSKPVAAEGGSTRDEIDELTGAIIRMQENLRELVGKIQETAKSVADTAIDLQRSAENVNGSTEEVGSSMNIIAGGAETQSQLVSKASKVITEMASSIQRTTGSAEDAARTTAETSSAAEDGSKAARLAGDKVKKVFNRIESASQQVFAFGEKTQEISKIVDAITQVAQQTNLLALNATIEAARAGEYGRGFAVVADEVRKLAESAGRSAEQISKLARDISGQSTSVVSAMKEGIAELAEGREDLTNIVRSMGAITDTIRKGSEKVHLISESTREQHKGSEEMVKAIEEIKLVARNNAASTEAIQSVIQEQTAAVSRMTSLASELTNLSVELQSVVRSFRLGP, encoded by the coding sequence CTGCAGCGCCTGGTGCGCGCCGCGGTGGACGGGCGTCGCACGACCAAGGTGGTCTCCCTCCAGTCCAGCATCACCAAGGGGTATGTGGTGCTGGGGTTGGCGCTCACCATCTGGATGGTCCTCTCGGAGCCGCTGGCGCAAGGGCTGGTCGAGATGCTGGGCCTGGACCAGGCGGCGGAGTGGAAGGTGGCCATCCGGATGCTCGGGGCCATCGGAATCACCGGTCTTGCCGCCTTCGCGCTGCCGTCGCTGCTGGCTCGCGTCACGCGCGTGAAGGTGCTGAGCAACTCCGCGTACGAGATTTCGCAGGGGGATTTGTCCAAGCCCGTGGCCGCCGAGGGTGGCAGCACGCGCGACGAAATCGACGAGCTGACGGGCGCCATCATCCGCATGCAGGAGAACCTGCGCGAGCTGGTGGGCAAGATCCAGGAGACGGCCAAGAGCGTGGCCGACACGGCCATCGACCTGCAGCGCTCGGCGGAGAACGTCAACGGCTCCACGGAGGAAGTGGGCTCGTCGATGAACATCATCGCGGGCGGCGCGGAGACGCAGTCGCAGCTGGTGTCCAAGGCCTCCAAGGTCATCACGGAGATGGCCAGCAGCATCCAGCGCACGACGGGCAGCGCGGAGGACGCGGCGCGCACGACGGCGGAGACGAGCAGCGCGGCGGAGGACGGCTCCAAGGCGGCGCGGCTGGCCGGCGACAAGGTGAAGAAGGTCTTCAACCGCATCGAGTCCGCCAGCCAGCAGGTGTTCGCCTTCGGCGAGAAGACGCAGGAGATTTCGAAGATTGTCGACGCCATCACCCAGGTGGCGCAGCAGACGAACCTCTTGGCGCTCAACGCGACGATTGAAGCGGCGCGCGCGGGTGAGTACGGCCGGGGCTTCGCGGTGGTGGCCGACGAGGTGCGCAAGCTGGCGGAGAGCGCGGGCCGTTCCGCCGAGCAGATCTCCAAGCTGGCGCGGGACATCTCCGGCCAGTCGACGTCCGTGGTGAGCGCCATGAAGGAGGGCATCGCGGAGCTGGCGGAGGGCCGCGAGGACCTCACCAACATCGTGCGCTCCATGGGCGCCATCACCGACACCATCCGCAAGGGCTCCGAGAAGGTGCACCTCATCTCCGAGAGCACCCGCGAGCAGCACAAGGGCAGCGAGGAGATGGTGAAGGCCATCGAGGAGATCAAGCTGGTGGCGCGCAACAACGCCGCCTCCACCGAGGCCATCCAGTCCGTCATCCAGGAGCAGACGGCGGCCGTGTCGCGGATGACGTCGCTGGCCAGCGAGCTGACCAACCTCTCCGTCGAGCTGCAGAGCGTGGTGCGCAGCTTCCGCCTGGGGC
- the thiL gene encoding thiamine-phosphate kinase, producing MPGEFDFIRRFLGHFPKARVPVGPGDDCAVLAPSRGALCVTTDAVVEDVHFTRASFSPADIGHKALAVNLSDVASMGATPRWFVCALALPRDFPPAQLSGLARGMAALAREHRVALVGGNFTSARELSITITATGELSRPPLTRAGARPGDWLYVSGTLGDARLGLAHLRAGMKRGASVQRQRRPQPRVALGQLAARFASAALDVSDGLAQDLGHLCTASGVRAVVELAKLPMSPAVRRQLGPEGALAGGEDYELLLAVPSARGRAFERACARGGHAVTRVGTLSEGAGWVIQDESGRDVRRPGGFDHFRQPSRVD from the coding sequence ATGCCTGGTGAGTTCGACTTCATCCGCCGCTTCCTCGGCCACTTCCCGAAGGCCCGGGTGCCCGTGGGCCCCGGAGATGACTGCGCGGTGCTCGCGCCCTCGCGCGGGGCGCTGTGCGTCACCACCGACGCCGTGGTGGAGGACGTGCACTTCACCCGCGCGTCCTTCTCCCCCGCGGACATCGGTCACAAGGCGCTCGCGGTGAACCTCTCGGACGTGGCCTCCATGGGCGCCACGCCGCGCTGGTTCGTCTGCGCGCTCGCGCTGCCCCGGGACTTCCCGCCCGCGCAGCTGTCGGGGCTCGCCCGGGGCATGGCCGCGCTGGCCCGCGAGCACCGCGTGGCGCTGGTGGGCGGCAACTTCACCTCCGCGCGCGAGCTGTCCATCACCATCACCGCCACCGGCGAGCTGTCCCGCCCTCCGCTCACCCGCGCGGGAGCCCGACCCGGGGACTGGCTCTACGTGTCCGGCACGCTCGGCGACGCGCGCCTGGGACTGGCCCATCTGCGTGCCGGGATGAAGCGCGGCGCCAGCGTCCAACGCCAGCGCCGCCCCCAACCCCGCGTGGCCCTGGGCCAGCTCGCCGCGCGCTTCGCATCCGCTGCACTGGATGTTTCCGATGGTCTTGCACAGGACCTGGGTCACCTGTGCACCGCGTCCGGTGTGCGCGCGGTGGTGGAGCTGGCGAAGCTGCCGATGTCGCCCGCGGTGCGGAGGCAGCTGGGCCCCGAGGGGGCGCTGGCGGGAGGGGAGGACTACGAGCTGCTCCTGGCCGTCCCCTCGGCCCGGGGGCGGGCCTTCGAGCGGGCGTGTGCTCGGGGCGGCCACGCGGTGACGCGCGTGGGGACGCTCTCCGAGGGGGCGGGGTGGGTGATCCAGGACGAATCGGGACGTGACGTGCGCCGGCCGGGCGGGTTCGACCACTTCCGACAACCCTCCCGGGTGGATTGA